The Chitinophaga pinensis DSM 2588 region ACATAGTTGACCGCTGTGAATGCGATACTGTTGGCCGCATTCTGATACAGGTGTGGCAGGAAGCCCTGTATTGTATTACCGGCAGCCTGTCCTTTCAGGTTTGCGGTGGTAATATTCCAGTTGACATACACTTTACCGGCATTGGCATCATAATCATAGCCTACAGCGGTGTTGGTCACCTTGTTGAAGGCATAGGTCTCGTAAGTCGGCAGGTCGCCCGGTGCAGGCAGGGCAGATACTACAAAATACGCGTTACCATTACCGGTATTCAGTACCAGTCGTTCTGCTGCACTGCCATCGGAGGCCCAGCGGGTACCGGTATTACCATCGTTGACATTGGCGCCGGCAAAGGCAGCTTCTACTGAAGATACTTCTACCGGTTTGTTGCGTGAGAGCAGCGTAGCGCCATTAAAGACTTCCATCTCCCACAGGGAATAGGCATAGATTGAGCCTTTCTCACCCAGCGCCAGTTTGATATAGCGACCGGAAGTGTTGAAACTCAGACTATCCAGTCCGCCGTTACCATTCACTTCCGAGGCCACGGTGCTCCAGGTAGTACCATTACTGGATACCTGGATGGCATAACCTTTTGCGAAGGCGGTTTCCCAGTTCAGTTTCACTTTAGTAATGGTCTGTACAGATCCCAGGTCGATCCTGACATACTGTTGTCCCTGTAATTCTGCAGTCGTGCTGCCACTCAGGTGGATACCGAAATAACGGCCATCCGTCTGTATGACAAAGGAATTACTGGTAGGGAACTGAATGGCGCTACCGCTTTGTGTGAGGTAGGATGCGCCTCTGTCAAAAGAGAATTCGGGATTGATACCCTGTGTTTCCAGCCACATAAATGGAATACCATGTGCCATGGTCACATCCATGTTTTTGTTGTGCAGACTGTCAGGAAGAGACATTACCAGTCCCCAGTCAGACCAGTCTTTAGCGATCGCTTTTGAGGGCGTATAGCCGGCAGCTTTGATCATCATACTACCGCCATAGGCAATGTTAGAACCGTCGGCGACAAAGCTGTTCGGATAATACATTTTAACGCCATAGTCCTCAGGATCAGCCACTAAGGGATAGGCCCACATCAGGCCTCCATACTGTGATACTACGAGGTCGGTCCACCAGTCATTGGTCGGAATAGGTTTGTTCATTTTGTCAGCCGCGACATAAATGGGCCGGTCATAGACAAACTGATAGAGATCTCCTTTACCATCGTTATTCCCATCGATTGTGTTTTCTGAGGCCGGAGGAAAAGAAGCATAGCTTCCGGCGCCAACAGAAACGGGTGTTTGTGCATGCGTTTGCAATGCAGCGGCAGCCAGCAGGATCGCTGACAGATACAGGCTTTTCATAGATTTTACCAGGTTATTTTGAGTTTACATAAAGGGTGTTGAAAATCTGCGTCGGTTCTTTAACGTGAAATATCCAGGGCATGAGGGTAGAGCCGTTCAAATATACTACTTTAAAGAATTAGGAATTAGGAATTAAGAATTAAGAATTAAGAATTAAGAATTAAGAATTAAGAATTAAGAATTAAGAATTAAGAATTAAGAATTAAGAATTAAGTTGCCATAAACATTTGTAAGCTGACAATGTCATTATTTTATAAAAAACGCTATGCAGAAAAAATTATTTCAGCAGGGTTTAGTTTTACAGAAACACATTTTTAGAGGCATAATTCCTAATTCCTAATTCCTAATTGCCAATTGCCAATTGTTAGCTACATTTAATGCATAGAATATTACCTATGAAATACGCAAAGATCTACGCATTGTCATGTGTGGCGGCTTTCCTGTCTGCCTGCCATCAACCAGCTGAAAATACACAAAATACTGCTGCTCAGTTCTTAGAAAGTGACGGTACTGTCAGCAAGACAGCACGCGGCAATCATTCAGCTGCAATGATTCCTCTGAACAGAGAAGATGACGAGTATGCTGAAGGAGGCATGATGCCACAGGATACCACGACGGCCAGTGGGTGGTCGGTCAGATATCTCGTAAGGGACGATAAGACAAAATACAAAGACCTGTATATTGAATGTGTTAACGGCAAAAGTAAACTGCTTATTCCGCAGTCAGAGGTATTGGCATTGAGCTGGAAATACATTCCCCGTTATGCCGGGGAGAATGCAAAGCACCTTTTCTTCGAATACTATTGCGGAACTGCGTGTTTTGCGGTGATGACGGTGAGTAAGGAAAGTCAGCCGGAATACCAGGAATATGAGCAGGTACTTGATTATGACGCCGTAACAGGGCAGATTGTATACAACATCACCAGTAATGATCCGGAAGACAGTGTCAGAGTGGTTGCAGTGAATGTAGGCCGTAGAAGGGAAAAGAAGATGGCTTTCAACAATATGCGCAGGCCAGGTGCGAATGCGGGTGTTGACAGTGTAGTATTTAAAAGCGGGAAAGTGCAGGTATTTGCCGGACTGATAGACAGGAATGATCCTGAAGAGGAAGATATTATAAAGGAAAGTCGCAGTGTCTCATTTGATAATTAGAATATACCATTATACTTGCAGAAAGATATGGTATCATGATAGAAGCAACTGACGTGCGCTCCGGCAACCTGGTATGGTATTATGATCTGTATATGAATGAGACGGTGTTTGAAGTGGAAGGGATACTGGACGGCTTTATCTATAATTCTTCATTGCCTAAAAGCAAACTGCCGCTGGCCAGTGTGCATCCGTTAACGCTCGATACGGGACATCTTAACAGTCTGGGATTTGTACAGGGAGATAGAGATCACGGGGAAGATGAAAATGTATTTTCCTTCAGATATAATCGTAAGGACAGTATCTATGTGAGAGATGAAGGTTACTCTTTTCAGCTGCTGGCAGAAGCGCCGGGACAATTGGTGCCTTACGGACAACCTTTGGTATATGTACACCAGTTACAGAATCTCTTTTATTGCCTGACCGGTAAAGAACTATAGTCAACAGCGGGCATACCTCAGCAGGATGCCCGCCCTTGATCATAATATCATGGATGAGGACCCATACAAACGACCTGTACGCCGCTGAAGGTGCCTTTAACAGTAACGGTTTTTTCAGCGCCGGACTCTATGTCATTCGGACCCGTAAATTCAAAGTTTCCGGAAATAAACGCTTTCACATCATCAAATCTGATCTCCGTCAGCGTGAAAGAACCTTTCTCTGCACTGGAAGATACGTCTTTGCCAGAACCCTCGTCTGCAGTTTCTGTTGCTTCATCCTGCGGATAGTTCAGGAACTGTGCAAAGTTGCCTGCCTGGTCCTCTCCGGTAGACTTATCAAACGTAATAGTAACTGGTTTGAATTCCCCTATTTTTTTCAGATCAAATCTCAGGGACAGGATTCGTTTTCCGTCACGTAGTGTACACTCCATGTTCATAATGGCCATCTTACTGCTGCCAATAGTCGCATTCCCTCTGATATCCTTAGAGGAGAAGACCGAACCATTTCTTTCGATGTTTAATGTACCAGGATTAGGCACTTTCTTTTGTGCGAGTACAGTGGTGACGCTCATACAGAAGATAGCAACAACAGCGGTTGTTATCCGTGATAGTGTGTTCGTTTTCATGTAGGTTTCGTTAGGGATAGATAGGTGAATCTGATTTACTGACGAAAGATACAAAAATTATTTTCAAAGCGCCAGGGGGGAGGGAGGAGCTGCGTTAATTTATAACAGCGGCTATCTGTTCTTTTGAGCGGTAGTGAACGGGAAGAAGAAATTAGGAATTAGGAATTAGGAATTAAGAATTAAGAATTAACTCCGCGAAAATCTACGCTGCATTGAATTCCTAATTCCTAATTGTTGATAGTGAGTTGTTTAAGTGCTTCCATCGCTCTTCCGGCATCTTCTTTTGCCACGAAAATATGATCGTGGTAAAAAGCAGCCACCACATTACAGCTGATTCCTTCCCGGCCCAGTGCAGCGGAGAAAGCGGCGGTGAGTCCGACGGCAGACAGCGAAGAATGTATTTTCAGGGTGATCCAGGCGGCAATGTATGTATAGGATAATTGTAGTCTGTCAGCTGTTTCGCGGGAGAGAATCAGTGTAATTCCCTCTTCTTCCCGGAAGCTACCAAGCACCTCTTTTATGTCAATCGCCTGATTATCAGGGACAGTGCAAAAAACATACTCACCCTCCTGTAACTGAGGTGTCATGTTTTTAAGTAACTGGGACAGATCTGTAATACCACTCATGAGCTAAATATACACAAAAGCTGTGGGGAGAGGTAATACGCTACCGTACTATTACTTCTTTCCCGGAGAGATAAAAGACACGTGTGCTATCTTCCCGTTTTCAATCGTATAAATGGCAATCGCTTCCAGTGGTTTATTCCCCATACCCGTAACACTTTCCTGGTCTATCACCGTATTCCCCAACACCATTCTGTTCACCAGCTGACAGTGCAGGTTTTTCGCCCGTTCAAAGAGACTGCTATACCGTTGGTGCATCTGCTCTTTACCCTTCATCATTATCTGTCCTGTTGCCTGATCGGAGATGACTACGCTATCGCTGTAGGGCGCCAGAAATGCATCAATGTTTCTCGCATTATAGGCATTAAGTTGTTCCTGGGCAAGTATGGCTGGTGTAACAGGTAATAGTTTTCCGGCCTCGATGGTTTTACCCCGGTGTATGACTGTATCTATATGTGCCAGTGCATCCAGGTGCTGTACAGGATCTTTGGATAACAGCAGGAGATCTGCCACTTTTCCCTTTTCAACACTGCCATAATCTTTGTCTTTTCCGAAACCCCTGGCCGCATTGATAGTCGCTGCACGGATGATTTCCATGTTGGTCAGTCCGGCTTGCTGCATGGCTTGCAGTTCTGTAAAATAAGAAGAGGCGTGTAGTGTACCGATGTTCCCGGCATCAGTTCCTGTCACGATATTAATACCTGCATCCTGTGCCAGTTTCAGGTTTTTCAGCATGATGGTATCTTCTTCTGATGGTACGTGATGCAGGGTGCGCAGTTGTTTGTAACTGAATTTAGCCACGCTGCTGTCAATGTGCTGGAGATCAGTCAAGGTACCCAGCATAAACGGATCGCCATAGGCCAGGTCCTGTGCAGGAAAATCAAACTGTTGTGTAAAGGCCCGTTTATAACCATGCATCACGGTTAATGTGGGGATGTATACGGTCTGATGACTTTTAAGCAATTGCAGCATTTCATTGTCAAACAGTTGATCATCTACACTGTGCACCAGAATGTCTGCACCGGCGCTGACCGCCAGTTTTGCAGTCTGGTATTCCGTACCGTGTACCGCAACTTTTAGTCCGTGCGCGTGGCTTTCTTCTATGGCTGCGCGTACGATATGCAAGGTGCTTTCTGCCGGCTGACCAGGCACCACGATGTACCAGATCTTAATAAAATCAGGTTTGTAGGGGACTTGTTTTCTGACCAGTTCACGTGCTGCATCCGGGGTAGTCACTTTCACGATAGGAGGATCGTTTTTATCCAGGTTGGGCGGCAGATAAGTTGATATCAGCGGACCAGTCACCCAGGCATTAGTACTCAGGGAGTCTTTTGCTGCCTGTTCCCTGATACTGAAGTTGCGCAGCGGACCACCCACATCGGCTACCGTGGTAATGCCACAGGCCAGGTAACGGGCCATCAGGTCGCCCAGGTGATCTTTTACCCATTGCTGGTCTTTTTCGTAGGGATAGACATGTCTCAGGTCAAGTGCATCAGGTCTGGTATACAGTCCGCCGCTCTGAAAGAAATGTATATGCGCATCTGTCATACCCGGCATTACAAAGCGTCCTGTAGCATCGATGGTGGTCGCGCCGGCAGGGATCTTCAGTTTCCTGGAAGGCCCTGTCATGACGATCCGGTCATTTTCAATGATGATTGTCTGATCAGGCAGTGTTTTGTTGTTAATTATGTCTATAATGTTTGCATGGGTAATGCAGACGGTCTTTGTGGTGGCGTCCGGAACTGACTGCGCAGATACCGGCAGGGTACAGGCAATCAGTGCGGTCTTCAGTAGCAGATAGCAGCGTTTCATGGGTTATTATTGATGACACTAAAGGTAGCAGATTTTACTTTCTTTATATATATTAGCCGGATGAATCAGCAGTTGAAAATCCCTATGCGACGTCCCTTTGTGCTTTCTGGTGGTGGGGCCCGTGGTTATGCTCATATCGGTGTATTAAAAGCGTTTGAAGAACAGGACATCTTTCCCCAGGCGATTGCAGCTACCAGTGCCGGCTCTATCGCTGCTGCCTTTATCTGTGATGGTTATAGTCCGGATGAAGTCAGAGAAATATTCCAGCATACAAAGATGGGACTGTCTATGCAGTGGCGGAATCTCAAATCTGGTTTCCTGTCATTAAAGACGGTAGAGAAGGTACTGAAACAGACCCTGCGTCATACTACTTTTGAATCTTTGCCCATTCCTTTATATATCGCGGCGACGGACTATGGAACCGGCAGACAAACTGTTTTTTCCAAAGGAGAAGTGATTCCGGCGGTACTGGCGGCTTCGACTATTCCCATGTTATTTCCCCCGGTGGTAATAGATGGTATACCTTATATCGATGGGGGGATATCCAGCAACCTGCCGCTTGAACCGCTGTTGGGTGTTTATAATGATATTATCGGCGTACATGTCAATCCCATGACGCCTTACAATCCGGGAGGCAGCATCTCGGCTGCGATGGATCGTACCATGCATATGGCTATCCAGGAGCCGGTATTGAAAAACAGGCAATTATGCAGCCTCTTTATAGAACCGGATGGACTGGGACAGTTTGGGATGTTTGATTTTAAGCGTTTCGACGCTATTTATCAGACCGGACTGGAATATACCCGGAAACGGCTGGAAGAAGCAGCCGGATGGCCGGATGTACAGGCAGTGTAGGGGATTCAACTTGTCAAGTAAAAAACAGGCTACCGGCAGTGGGGGCCAGGATGTACGAAAACGATACATCATGCGTTTATAAGGGTAGATCGCGTTGTTCATTTGCCTCCTATTGTAAACCCACTCAGAAAAATGAGACACTCGCTTAAAAATTCCATGATTATCGGTACCCTTGGTATCTTTTTGTTGTCTGCCTGTAGCAAATCTGATAGCGTCACTCCCGAAGAAAAGGCCGTAAATGAAAACTCAAGGGCAACGGGCGAAGTTGCCGCGCTCGCAGTACCTGTTGGCACTGTTGTTTATACCAGCAATGGTTATAAACTGACGCTGACCAACAACGATCCTAATTTCAATGAGACCGTACGTCAGAAGATCGTAGACATCTTCTTTGGTACCTATCCGCAATTGCTGACCCGCTTCAACCCCGGTGTCACCAAATCAATTACCTATGTAATTGACCCTAATTACAGTGGAGTAGCCTATACTTCCGGTACAACAGTTACCTACAGTGCGGCATGGTTCCAGAGCAATCCACAGGATGTGGACGTAGCAACGCATGAGATCATGCATATCATTCAGGCTTATACCGGCGGTACTCCCGGCTGGTTAACTGAGGGTATTGCTGACCTGGTACGTTACAGATACGGCGTGAATAACTCAGCAGCAGGATGGTCTTTGCCTGCATTTTCTTCATCTCAGTCTTATACGAATTCTTATCGCGTAACCGCACGTTTCCTGGCATGGCTGGA contains the following coding sequences:
- a CDS encoding ACT domain-containing protein yields the protein MSGITDLSQLLKNMTPQLQEGEYVFCTVPDNQAIDIKEVLGSFREEEGITLILSRETADRLQLSYTYIAAWITLKIHSSLSAVGLTAAFSAALGREGISCNVVAAFYHDHIFVAKEDAGRAMEALKQLTINN
- a CDS encoding amidohydrolase family protein, which translates into the protein MKRCYLLLKTALIACTLPVSAQSVPDATTKTVCITHANIIDIINNKTLPDQTIIIENDRIVMTGPSRKLKIPAGATTIDATGRFVMPGMTDAHIHFFQSGGLYTRPDALDLRHVYPYEKDQQWVKDHLGDLMARYLACGITTVADVGGPLRNFSIREQAAKDSLSTNAWVTGPLISTYLPPNLDKNDPPIVKVTTPDAARELVRKQVPYKPDFIKIWYIVVPGQPAESTLHIVRAAIEESHAHGLKVAVHGTEYQTAKLAVSAGADILVHSVDDQLFDNEMLQLLKSHQTVYIPTLTVMHGYKRAFTQQFDFPAQDLAYGDPFMLGTLTDLQHIDSSVAKFSYKQLRTLHHVPSEEDTIMLKNLKLAQDAGINIVTGTDAGNIGTLHASSYFTELQAMQQAGLTNMEIIRAATINAARGFGKDKDYGSVEKGKVADLLLLSKDPVQHLDALAHIDTVIHRGKTIEAGKLLPVTPAILAQEQLNAYNARNIDAFLAPYSDSVVISDQATGQIMMKGKEQMHQRYSSLFERAKNLHCQLVNRMVLGNTVIDQESVTGMGNKPLEAIAIYTIENGKIAHVSFISPGKK
- a CDS encoding patatin-like phospholipase family protein, which codes for MRRPFVLSGGGARGYAHIGVLKAFEEQDIFPQAIAATSAGSIAAAFICDGYSPDEVREIFQHTKMGLSMQWRNLKSGFLSLKTVEKVLKQTLRHTTFESLPIPLYIAATDYGTGRQTVFSKGEVIPAVLAASTIPMLFPPVVIDGIPYIDGGISSNLPLEPLLGVYNDIIGVHVNPMTPYNPGGSISAAMDRTMHMAIQEPVLKNRQLCSLFIEPDGLGQFGMFDFKRFDAIYQTGLEYTRKRLEEAAGWPDVQAV
- a CDS encoding basic secretory protein-like protein, with amino-acid sequence MRHSLKNSMIIGTLGIFLLSACSKSDSVTPEEKAVNENSRATGEVAALAVPVGTVVYTSNGYKLTLTNNDPNFNETVRQKIVDIFFGTYPQLLTRFNPGVTKSITYVIDPNYSGVAYTSGTTVTYSAAWFQSNPQDVDVATHEIMHIIQAYTGGTPGWLTEGIADLVRYRYGVNNSAAGWSLPAFSSSQSYTNSYRVTARFLAWLENHVSNTIVTNLNTALRNHTYTANTWVTLTGKTVDQLWADYAANPAL